Proteins from one Staphylococcus saprophyticus subsp. saprophyticus ATCC 15305 = NCTC 7292 genomic window:
- a CDS encoding phosphoribosylanthranilate isomerase produces MKIKFCGFRTLEDVEKAKALNIDAMGFIHFTESKRFVDIQTIKQFTDIIPNDKEKVIILVNPERATIDSIINHTGITTIQLHGNEPISTVQYIRQQNSNLKIIKALPAVNQQTLLTSIDYYKHSVDQFIIDTPSQSYGGTGKTYDWKILDTIHDVDYLIAGGINYENIQKIENLSLHHTGYDIASGIETNHKKDLNKMLEIIKLLKGAQ; encoded by the coding sequence GTGAAAATAAAATTTTGTGGATTTCGTACGTTAGAAGATGTTGAAAAGGCAAAAGCATTGAATATCGACGCTATGGGCTTTATACATTTTACTGAGAGTAAGCGATTTGTTGATATTCAAACGATTAAACAATTTACAGATATTATACCAAATGATAAGGAAAAAGTGATTATTCTAGTAAATCCTGAACGCGCTACAATAGATAGCATTATTAATCATACAGGTATTACAACAATACAACTTCATGGAAACGAACCTATAAGTACGGTGCAATATATTAGACAACAAAATAGTAACTTAAAAATTATTAAAGCATTACCTGCAGTAAATCAACAAACATTATTAACATCAATAGATTATTACAAGCATTCAGTTGACCAATTTATTATTGATACACCATCACAATCCTATGGTGGTACTGGCAAAACGTATGATTGGAAAATTTTAGATACCATACATGATGTTGATTATTTAATTGCAGGTGGCATTAATTATGAAAATATACAAAAGATAGAAAACTTATCACTTCATCATACTGGTTATGATATTGCAAGTGGCATAGAAACGAATCATAAAAAAGACTTAAATAAAATGTTAGAAATTATAAAACTTTTAAAAGGAGCTCAATAA
- a CDS encoding anthranilate synthase component II, with the protein MILIVDNYDSFTYNLVDMIDKKNEVIVKYPDDPEIYHLDVDGVVISPGPGHPLDKEDLMKIIKHYENKPILGVCLGAQALTCYHGGDVIQSEFIMHGKTDQMRIIKDTKLYRNIPEYSEIMRYHSLISNSKTIPEAFIITAETKDCIQSFEHSQLLHFGIQYHPESFATADGVQIINNFLNIVKEDKSNGTTSTIKTV; encoded by the coding sequence ATGATATTAATCGTTGATAACTATGATTCATTTACCTATAACCTAGTAGATATGATAGACAAAAAGAATGAAGTGATAGTGAAATATCCTGATGATCCGGAGATTTATCATTTAGATGTAGATGGTGTAGTCATATCACCTGGGCCAGGGCACCCATTAGATAAAGAAGATTTAATGAAAATTATAAAGCATTATGAAAATAAACCAATCTTAGGTGTATGTTTAGGTGCTCAAGCATTAACATGCTATCACGGTGGAGATGTTATTCAAAGTGAATTCATCATGCATGGTAAAACGGATCAAATGAGAATCATAAAAGATACAAAGTTGTACAGAAATATTCCAGAATATTCTGAAATAATGAGGTATCATTCACTGATTAGTAATTCAAAAACAATACCTGAAGCATTTATTATAACAGCAGAAACAAAAGATTGTATTCAATCATTTGAACATAGTCAATTGTTACACTTCGGAATTCAATATCATCCTGAATCTTTTGCAACAGCGGATGGTGTACAAATCATCAATAATTTTTTGAATATAGTAAAGGAGGACAAAAGTAATGGAACTACAAGCACAATTAAAACAGTATAA
- the trpB gene encoding tryptophan synthase subunit beta: MVENIQTEADAFGFFGNYGGQYVPETLMPAIQELKQAYQDAKNDPQFQIELDDYLKDYVGRETPLTYAKSYSELLGGAKIYLKREDLNHTGAHKINNALGQALLAKRMGKNKLVAETGAGQHGVASATVAALFDMELVVFMGEEDIKRQSLNVFRMELLGAKVESVTEGQGTLSDAVNKALQYWVSHVDDTHYLLGSALGPDPFPTIVRDFQKIIGQEIKAQVHEKEGQLPDAIVACVGGGSNAIGTFYPFVKDDVKLYGVEAAGDGIDSDKHALAINKGKEGVLHGTKMYLIQDDDGQIQLAHSISAGLDYPGVGPEHSYYHDIGRVKYATASDKQAMDALVRFTKAEGIIPAIESAHALSYVETLAPTMRNDEILVVTVSGRGDKDMETIRNYMKQEGDTHA, translated from the coding sequence ATGGTTGAAAATATACAAACAGAAGCAGATGCATTTGGTTTTTTCGGTAATTATGGTGGACAATATGTACCAGAAACATTAATGCCCGCAATACAAGAATTGAAACAAGCTTATCAGGACGCTAAAAATGATCCTCAATTTCAGATAGAACTTGATGATTACTTAAAAGATTACGTAGGTCGTGAAACACCGCTAACATATGCTAAGTCTTATTCGGAATTACTTGGTGGTGCAAAAATCTATTTGAAACGTGAGGATTTAAACCATACGGGTGCACATAAAATTAATAATGCACTTGGTCAAGCACTGTTAGCTAAACGCATGGGAAAAAATAAATTAGTAGCCGAAACTGGAGCGGGGCAACATGGTGTTGCTAGTGCAACTGTAGCTGCCTTATTTGATATGGAACTCGTTGTGTTTATGGGTGAAGAAGATATCAAAAGACAATCATTAAACGTGTTTAGAATGGAACTATTAGGCGCAAAAGTGGAATCAGTCACTGAAGGACAAGGCACATTATCTGATGCAGTCAATAAAGCATTACAGTACTGGGTAAGCCATGTTGATGATACGCATTATTTGCTAGGCTCTGCACTGGGACCTGATCCTTTTCCTACTATTGTAAGAGACTTTCAAAAAATTATTGGTCAAGAAATTAAAGCACAAGTTCATGAAAAAGAAGGTCAATTACCAGATGCTATTGTCGCATGTGTAGGCGGTGGTTCTAATGCCATCGGGACGTTTTATCCATTTGTAAAGGATGATGTTAAGCTTTACGGTGTTGAGGCAGCGGGCGACGGAATAGATTCAGATAAACACGCGCTTGCTATAAATAAAGGTAAAGAAGGCGTGTTACATGGTACTAAAATGTATTTAATTCAAGATGATGATGGTCAAATACAATTAGCACACTCAATATCTGCAGGATTGGATTATCCTGGCGTTGGTCCAGAGCATTCATATTATCATGACATTGGAAGAGTGAAATATGCTACTGCAAGTGACAAACAAGCAATGGATGCTTTAGTGCGATTTACTAAAGCGGAAGGTATCATACCAGCTATCGAAAGTGCACATGCCTTAAGTTATGTAGAAACATTGGCACCTACGATGCGTAACGATGAAATACTTGTGGTTACAGTATCAGGCCGCGGTGATAAAGATATGGAAACGATTAGAAATTATATGAAACAGGAGGGTGACACGCATGCATAA
- the trpD gene encoding anthranilate phosphoribosyltransferase produces the protein MELQAQLKQYKPLNQQQMNEFIELLIADDISNEIKANLLSSFSEKEITQEELTYISKSLIHSMYRQQPYYPNSMCVCGTGGDKSNSFNISTTVSFVIASANIPVIKHGNKSVTSSSGSTDLLEAMGINTSSVEATPSQLNQVGLAFLSATDTYPIMKSIQPIRKMMTNPTIFNITGPIINPFKLDYQVMGVYETSKLEKIAQTLKDLGRKKAIVVYGANGMDEATLSGDNMIYEVNENEATKNYTVNPKDVGLAYAPNEALIGGTPLENLEITKNILTGVDRSAKRDVVVFNAGIALYVAEKVSSIKQGVIEAQRLIDNGNAIAQYNKMGGMTYDYIG, from the coding sequence ATGGAACTACAAGCACAATTAAAACAGTATAAACCATTAAATCAGCAACAAATGAATGAATTTATAGAACTACTTATTGCTGATGATATATCAAACGAAATAAAAGCAAATTTATTATCATCGTTCTCAGAAAAAGAGATTACTCAAGAAGAATTAACATATATTTCAAAAAGTTTGATTCATTCTATGTATCGACAGCAGCCTTATTATCCGAATAGTATGTGTGTTTGTGGTACAGGGGGAGATAAATCAAATAGCTTTAATATTTCAACGACAGTTTCGTTTGTAATTGCTAGCGCAAATATCCCTGTGATTAAACATGGCAATAAGAGTGTTACCTCATCATCAGGTAGTACAGATTTGCTAGAGGCAATGGGTATAAATACAAGTTCTGTTGAAGCAACACCAAGTCAATTGAATCAAGTTGGTTTAGCTTTCTTGAGTGCAACAGATACGTACCCGATTATGAAAAGCATTCAACCTATTAGAAAAATGATGACTAACCCAACAATTTTTAATATAACTGGTCCGATTATTAATCCATTTAAATTAGATTATCAAGTGATGGGTGTATATGAAACATCAAAATTAGAAAAGATTGCTCAAACACTTAAAGATTTAGGCCGTAAAAAAGCAATCGTTGTCTATGGAGCCAATGGCATGGATGAAGCAACGCTTTCTGGTGATAATATGATATACGAAGTAAATGAAAACGAAGCTACTAAAAATTATACTGTAAATCCAAAGGACGTTGGTTTAGCGTATGCACCAAATGAAGCGCTCATTGGTGGTACACCACTTGAAAATTTAGAGATTACCAAAAATATTTTGACGGGTGTTGATCGAAGCGCAAAACGTGATGTAGTGGTGTTTAATGCGGGTATCGCTTTATATGTTGCTGAGAAGGTCAGTTCTATTAAACAAGGTGTAATTGAAGCACAACGCTTAATTGATAATGGCAATGCTATTGCACAATACAACAAAATGGGAGGAATGACATATGACTATATTGGATGA
- a CDS encoding anthranilate synthase component I, producing the protein MKVQYQKLNAEVTPEALARLRKNKMILESSDQSQLKGRYSIVIFDTYGAITLDNDEMTIQTATNKTIEQNQPYEKMQAFIDQYKTNIEDAILEDLPFISGFVGSCSFDLVRHAFPVLKEIELTDHPQHDAKLYMVEDVYVFDHYKEHLYVIATNLFSNQSDEQLKARVQRRVEELQQINIYPLRNEQKVTEKNIKSNMATEQFIATVEKMKHLIQQGDMFQVVPSIIYSYEHNFGQQLHQLSYQLYQNLKRQNPSPYMYYLNMDERIVVGSSPESFVKVQGQTVVTNPIAGTIKRGSTLEEDNANETQLKNDHKELSEHSMLVDLGRNDIHRVSETGTSKIQKLMAIERYEHVMHIVSEVTGQLKQDYSPMSVIASLLPTGTVSGAPKLRAIQRIYEAQPQKRGVYSGGIGYINCNHDLDFALAIRTMMIDETHVNVEAGCGVVYDSIPEKELEETKLKAKSLLEVSP; encoded by the coding sequence ATGAAAGTACAATACCAAAAATTAAATGCTGAAGTTACCCCAGAAGCATTAGCAAGATTAAGAAAAAATAAAATGATTTTAGAAAGCTCAGATCAATCACAATTAAAAGGACGTTATTCTATAGTGATTTTTGACACTTATGGAGCAATTACTTTGGATAATGATGAAATGACTATTCAAACAGCTACTAACAAAACGATAGAACAGAATCAGCCTTATGAAAAAATGCAAGCTTTTATAGATCAATATAAAACTAATATAGAGGATGCAATATTAGAAGATTTACCTTTTATTTCAGGTTTCGTTGGTTCGTGTAGTTTTGATTTGGTAAGACATGCATTTCCTGTTTTAAAAGAAATTGAATTAACAGATCACCCACAACACGACGCAAAATTATATATGGTAGAAGATGTTTATGTTTTTGATCATTACAAAGAACATTTATACGTCATCGCAACGAATTTATTTTCTAATCAAAGTGATGAACAATTGAAAGCACGTGTGCAACGTCGTGTAGAAGAATTACAACAAATTAATATCTATCCTTTACGAAATGAACAAAAAGTAACAGAAAAAAACATAAAATCTAATATGGCAACGGAACAATTTATAGCAACAGTAGAAAAAATGAAGCATCTTATACAACAAGGTGATATGTTCCAAGTTGTGCCATCTATCATATACAGCTATGAACACAATTTTGGACAACAGTTACATCAATTATCTTATCAGTTGTATCAAAATTTAAAACGTCAAAACCCAAGTCCGTATATGTACTACTTGAACATGGATGAACGCATTGTCGTCGGCAGTTCACCTGAGAGTTTTGTAAAAGTTCAAGGTCAAACAGTAGTGACCAATCCTATTGCTGGAACAATAAAAAGAGGAAGCACTCTGGAAGAAGACAATGCAAACGAAACACAATTGAAAAACGATCACAAAGAATTAAGTGAACATAGCATGTTAGTTGATTTAGGAAGAAATGATATTCACAGAGTAAGTGAAACAGGTACTTCTAAGATACAAAAGTTAATGGCAATTGAGCGTTATGAACATGTTATGCATATTGTAAGTGAAGTAACAGGACAACTTAAGCAAGACTATTCTCCAATGTCTGTGATTGCGAGCTTACTACCTACTGGTACAGTGTCGGGTGCTCCAAAACTAAGAGCCATTCAACGTATCTATGAAGCGCAACCACAAAAACGAGGTGTCTATAGTGGCGGTATAGGCTACATCAATTGTAATCATGATCTAGATTTCGCCTTGGCAATACGTACAATGATGATTGATGAAACACATGTAAATGTTGAAGCTGGATGTGGCGTTGTCTATGACTCAATACCTGAAAAAGAACTAGAAGAAACAAAGTTAAAAGCTAAGAGTTTATTGGAGGTGTCACCATGA
- a CDS encoding type 1 glutamine amidotransferase domain-containing protein produces MSKKVLFIITSRSQYDDGTPTGLWLEEASEPYNILTEAGIDVDIVSIEGGEIPLDPNSTQNDELNQYANFVEKLKQVPSIENIDVSQYDAVYLPGGHGAVFDFAHNQQLADILADFKEEKKIISSVCHGPSAFVGAKDKQGNFLVKGVTLTSFTDNEERTMGLEDKVPFLTQTELENQGAKFVTKDDFTEHIESDAQFITGQNPQSSVAIGKAIRDAL; encoded by the coding sequence TTGAGTAAAAAAGTATTATTTATAATTACGAGTAGAAGTCAATATGATGATGGCACGCCAACTGGACTATGGTTAGAAGAGGCGAGCGAACCTTATAATATATTAACAGAAGCAGGTATTGATGTGGATATCGTGTCGATTGAAGGTGGAGAAATTCCATTAGATCCAAATTCTACACAAAATGATGAATTAAATCAGTATGCTAATTTTGTTGAAAAGTTAAAACAAGTACCAAGTATTGAAAATATTGATGTATCACAGTACGATGCAGTCTATTTACCTGGTGGACATGGTGCCGTATTTGATTTTGCACATAACCAACAATTAGCAGATATCCTTGCAGACTTTAAAGAAGAAAAGAAAATTATTTCTTCAGTATGTCACGGACCAAGTGCATTTGTGGGTGCCAAAGATAAACAAGGCAATTTCTTAGTTAAAGGTGTTACATTAACATCATTTACAGATAATGAAGAACGTACGATGGGCTTGGAAGACAAAGTTCCATTTTTAACTCAAACGGAATTGGAAAATCAAGGTGCTAAGTTTGTGACAAAAGATGATTTTACAGAGCATATTGAATCTGATGCCCAATTTATCACTGGTCAAAATCCACAATCAAGTGTAGCAATAGGTAAAGCAATCAGAGATGCTTTATAA
- a CDS encoding M42 family metallopeptidase: protein MSESIFNTIQALTAINSPSGYAEKAIQYVKGEAEQLGYPTEVTNKGALLITAKGENDEAQKCVTAHVDTLGAMVKEIKEDGRLSLDLIGGFSYNAIEGEYCEIEISSGQIYTGTICLHETSVHVYRNNDDISRDIEHMEVRIDEKVSTKEETQSLGIEVGDFISFDPRTQITSSGFIKSRHLDDKASVAMIIEFLKTIKNENLTLPHTIQFYISNNEEIGYGANASISPKISEFIAFDMGALGDGQASDEYTVSICAKDASGPYHKGLREQLVELCKIKQIPYKVDIYPYYSSDASAALKAGADIKHGLFGAGIESSHALERTHIDSIKATQALLQAYCLAAIQS, encoded by the coding sequence ATGTCAGAATCAATTTTTAATACAATCCAAGCATTGACGGCAATAAATAGTCCGTCAGGGTACGCAGAAAAAGCCATTCAATACGTAAAAGGTGAAGCAGAACAATTAGGCTACCCAACAGAAGTGACTAACAAAGGAGCGCTATTAATCACAGCAAAAGGTGAAAATGATGAAGCGCAAAAATGTGTTACAGCACATGTGGATACGCTTGGCGCTATGGTCAAAGAAATTAAGGAGGATGGTCGTTTATCACTAGATTTAATCGGTGGGTTTAGTTATAACGCAATAGAAGGGGAATATTGTGAAATTGAAATTTCGTCAGGACAAATCTATACAGGAACCATTTGTTTACATGAAACAAGTGTACATGTATATCGCAATAATGACGATATCTCGAGAGATATTGAACATATGGAAGTAAGAATAGATGAAAAAGTCTCAACCAAAGAAGAAACTCAAAGTTTAGGTATAGAGGTAGGCGATTTTATAAGTTTTGATCCAAGAACACAGATTACATCATCAGGTTTTATTAAATCACGCCATTTAGATGACAAAGCAAGCGTAGCCATGATTATTGAATTTTTAAAGACTATAAAAAATGAAAATTTAACTTTACCACATACGATTCAATTCTATATATCAAATAATGAAGAAATTGGTTATGGTGCTAATGCGTCTATATCTCCAAAAATAAGTGAATTTATAGCATTTGATATGGGAGCATTAGGAGATGGACAAGCATCGGATGAATACACAGTTTCTATTTGTGCAAAAGACGCATCTGGTCCATATCATAAAGGGTTACGAGAGCAATTGGTTGAATTATGTAAGATAAAGCAAATACCGTACAAGGTAGATATTTATCCATATTATAGTTCTGATGCTTCTGCAGCATTAAAAGCGGGTGCTGATATCAAGCACGGTTTATTTGGTGCAGGCATTGAATCCTCTCATGCATTAGAACGGACACATATCGATTCTATAAAGGCAACACAAGCATTGTTACAGGCTTATTGTCTAGCAGCTATACAGAGCTAA
- a CDS encoding aminoacyltransferase gives MKFTNLTAKEFGAFTDKMPNSHFTQMVGNYELKIAESTETHLVGIKNNDNEVIAACLLTAVPVMKFFKYFYSNRGPVIDFENKELVHYFFNELAKYVKKHNALYLRVDPYLAYQYRNHDGEVLANAGHDWIFDKMKQLGYKHEGFLTGFDPILQIRFHSVLDLAGKTAKDVLNGMDSLRKRNTKKVQKNGVKVRFLGEDELPIFRSFMEDTSETKDFDDRDDDFYYNRLRYYKDRVLVPLAYMDFDEYITELKAEREVLSKDINKAVKDIEKRPENKKAYNKKENLEQQLIANQQKIDEATALQEKHGNELPISAAYFIINPYEVVYYAGGTSNEFRHFAGSYAIQWKMINYAIDHNIDRYNFYGISGHFTEDAEDAGVVKFKKGFNADVVEYVGDFIKPINKPMYKIYTTLKKIKDKKK, from the coding sequence ATGAAATTTACGAATTTAACTGCAAAAGAGTTCGGTGCATTTACGGATAAAATGCCGAATAGTCATTTTACGCAAATGGTTGGAAATTATGAATTGAAAATTGCAGAAAGTACAGAAACACACCTAGTAGGTATTAAGAATAATGATAATGAAGTAATTGCAGCATGTTTACTTACAGCTGTTCCTGTTATGAAATTCTTCAAGTATTTTTATTCCAATAGAGGTCCAGTCATAGATTTTGAAAATAAAGAACTCGTACATTACTTCTTTAACGAATTAGCAAAATATGTAAAAAAACATAATGCCTTATATTTACGAGTAGATCCTTATCTTGCTTATCAATATCGTAATCATGATGGTGAAGTATTAGCAAATGCGGGTCACGATTGGATTTTTGATAAAATGAAACAACTCGGTTATAAGCATGAAGGTTTTTTAACTGGCTTTGACCCAATACTTCAAATAAGATTCCATTCTGTTTTAGATTTAGCTGGAAAAACTGCTAAAGACGTACTTAATGGTATGGATAGTTTACGTAAACGAAATACTAAAAAAGTACAGAAAAATGGTGTGAAAGTAAGATTTTTAGGTGAAGATGAGTTGCCAATATTCCGCTCATTCATGGAAGATACTTCTGAAACAAAGGATTTTGACGATAGAGATGACGATTTTTATTATAATAGGTTAAGATATTATAAAGATCGTGTGCTTGTCCCATTAGCTTATATGGATTTTGATGAATATATAACAGAATTAAAGGCTGAACGCGAAGTATTAAGTAAAGATATAAATAAAGCAGTTAAGGATATAGAAAAAAGACCAGAAAATAAAAAAGCGTATAATAAAAAAGAAAATTTAGAACAACAACTGATTGCAAACCAACAAAAAATAGATGAAGCCACTGCGTTACAAGAGAAGCATGGTAACGAATTACCGATTTCTGCAGCTTACTTTATTATTAATCCTTATGAAGTCGTTTACTATGCAGGTGGTACATCTAATGAATTTAGACATTTTGCTGGTAGTTATGCAATACAATGGAAGATGATTAATTATGCTATAGATCATAATATAGATAGATATAATTTTTATGGTATTAGTGGTCATTTTACTGAAGATGCAGAAGATGCAGGTGTTGTTAAATTTAAAAAAGGTTTTAATGCAGATGTAGTAGAATATGTTGGTGATTTTATTAAACCGATTAATAAGCCAATGTACAAAATTTATACGACATTGAAAAAAATTAAGGATAAAAAGAAATAA
- a CDS encoding ABC transporter substrate-binding protein, translating into MKRLIVLFLSLLIILSACGQNKDSNKETKTFKTQSGKSIKIPKHPKRIVILTSNFGNFKDLGVTPVGVNNDFPKSKYINEKGAKRVGSEDVEGVAKLKPDLILTYDVNTKIKKYQKIAPTIPIKYNDYSYKEMHLAIGKILNKENEAKKQIKDMEKQLQSDGKVIKDKIGSNKTFTVMEIKPKQLSIFGENFGRGTPIIYQEYQLPFPKGVKGMLDKDGFKTIPHEQYSKYAADYILIPTEKGNPINNEFTESSLWKNQPAYKNKHIYYYPKNEATYSDPSSLKKLSNYFKDRLLEQK; encoded by the coding sequence ATGAAAAGATTAATTGTTTTATTTTTAAGTTTATTAATTATTTTGTCTGCTTGTGGTCAAAATAAAGACTCGAATAAAGAAACAAAGACGTTTAAAACGCAATCAGGAAAGAGTATTAAAATACCAAAGCACCCAAAAAGGATAGTAATTTTAACTTCAAATTTCGGTAATTTTAAAGATTTAGGCGTTACACCTGTGGGTGTTAATAATGATTTTCCAAAATCAAAATATATCAATGAAAAAGGTGCTAAACGTGTAGGTTCAGAAGATGTTGAAGGTGTTGCAAAATTGAAGCCAGACCTAATTTTGACTTATGATGTAAATACTAAAATAAAAAAATATCAAAAAATCGCACCTACAATACCAATAAAATACAATGATTATTCATATAAAGAAATGCATCTTGCAATAGGGAAAATACTAAATAAAGAAAATGAAGCTAAAAAACAAATTAAAGATATGGAGAAACAACTTCAATCTGATGGAAAGGTAATTAAAGATAAAATAGGCTCAAATAAAACTTTTACCGTAATGGAAATCAAACCTAAGCAACTTTCAATTTTTGGTGAAAATTTTGGTAGAGGCACGCCAATAATATATCAAGAATATCAATTACCATTTCCAAAAGGTGTAAAGGGAATGCTTGATAAAGATGGCTTTAAAACAATACCACATGAGCAATATAGCAAATATGCTGCTGATTATATATTAATTCCGACTGAAAAAGGTAACCCTATCAACAATGAATTTACAGAATCATCGCTTTGGAAAAATCAGCCAGCTTATAAAAATAAGCATATATATTATTATCCTAAAAATGAGGCTACCTATTCTGATCCTTCGTCGCTTAAGAAACTTTCAAATTATTTCAAGGATAGATTGCTAGAGCAAAAATAA
- the trpC gene encoding indole-3-glycerol phosphate synthase TrpC, translating to MTILDEIVDYKRNLIKEGYYEEKLKTLNEVDITHKSSFKSQLDESNQLAVIAEIKSKSPTLDQLPNRDLAQQVKDYEANGANAVSILTDEHYFGGSYERLQDLTLQTTLPVLCKDFVVDKIQIDVAKKAGASIILLIVNVLTDQQMKDLYQYATSLNLEVLVEVHDKEELERAYKLKPQIIGVNNRDLKRFVTDVLHTNEILENKKEGYYYISESGIRDEQDVANVVESGIDGLLIGESLMKCEDLSQFLPGLKLTKVTK from the coding sequence ATGACTATATTGGATGAAATCGTGGATTATAAAAGAAATTTAATAAAAGAAGGTTACTATGAAGAGAAATTAAAGACATTAAATGAGGTAGACATTACGCATAAATCTTCGTTTAAGTCGCAATTAGATGAGTCTAACCAATTAGCAGTAATCGCAGAGATTAAATCTAAAAGTCCAACATTAGATCAATTACCAAATAGAGATTTAGCACAACAAGTTAAGGATTACGAAGCTAACGGTGCAAATGCAGTCTCAATTCTCACAGACGAGCATTACTTTGGAGGTAGCTATGAAAGATTGCAAGATTTAACATTACAAACGACTTTACCGGTACTATGTAAGGACTTTGTTGTCGATAAAATTCAAATTGATGTAGCAAAAAAAGCCGGAGCATCAATCATATTGTTAATCGTTAATGTATTAACAGATCAACAAATGAAAGATTTATATCAATATGCGACATCACTAAATTTAGAAGTACTAGTAGAAGTACATGATAAAGAAGAATTAGAAAGGGCCTACAAATTAAAACCACAAATTATTGGTGTAAACAATAGAGATTTGAAACGATTTGTCACAGATGTGCTGCATACAAATGAAATATTAGAAAACAAAAAAGAGGGCTACTATTATATTTCGGAAAGTGGTATTCGGGATGAACAGGATGTAGCGAATGTGGTTGAGTCAGGTATTGATGGTCTGTTAATAGGTGAGTCGTTAATGAAATGTGAAGATTTAAGTCAATTTTTACCAGGATTAAAATTAACTAAGGTGACAAAGTGA
- the trpA gene encoding tryptophan synthase subunit alpha, producing the protein MHKLFVPYVMGNRDFIENVKTLSEAGADIVEVGVPFSDPVADGPVIMNVGNKAIQEGVNIQYIFDQLTENQDEIQSKYVLMTYYNIINHYGELAFLNACEQAGVYGLIIPDLPHELVQQLKARHPERKTNIISLIAMTTSNTRSHQIAKDAEGFIYTVTMNATTGEDGKFHPELKNRIKDIKAHTEVPVVAGFGIRTAAHVKDIIEASDGVVIGSEIVKRFENDDKQTTIEYLKTIRNVLN; encoded by the coding sequence ATGCATAAATTATTTGTACCTTATGTTATGGGCAACAGAGACTTTATTGAAAATGTAAAAACACTAAGTGAAGCAGGTGCAGATATAGTTGAAGTGGGTGTTCCATTTTCAGACCCTGTTGCTGATGGGCCGGTAATCATGAATGTTGGTAATAAAGCAATTCAAGAAGGCGTTAATATACAATATATTTTCGATCAACTTACAGAAAATCAAGATGAGATTCAAAGTAAGTATGTGTTAATGACATACTACAATATCATTAATCATTATGGTGAATTAGCATTTTTGAATGCTTGTGAACAAGCAGGTGTGTATGGTTTGATCATACCAGATTTGCCTCATGAGTTGGTGCAACAACTTAAAGCGCGTCATCCAGAACGCAAAACAAATATTATTTCATTAATTGCTATGACAACTTCAAATACTAGAAGTCATCAAATAGCCAAGGATGCAGAAGGATTTATTTATACTGTAACGATGAATGCGACTACAGGCGAAGATGGTAAATTTCATCCAGAGCTAAAAAATAGAATTAAAGATATAAAAGCACATACTGAAGTTCCTGTAGTAGCTGGATTTGGTATAAGAACAGCAGCACATGTAAAAGATATTATTGAAGCTTCAGATGGCGTAGTGATAGGTAGTGAAATAGTAAAACGCTTTGAAAATGACGATAAACAAACTACCATTGAGTATTTAAAAACAATAAGAAATGTCTTGAATTAA